The following are from one region of the Neurospora crassa OR74A linkage group III, whole genome shotgun sequence genome:
- a CDS encoding RER1 protein: protein METAEEPMTPFGTFTAQSNKLQRQYQALLDQSTPYVTYRWVGTGVALFLFFVRVFVAQGWYIVAYALGIYLLNLFLAFLTPKFDPSSDALDTEMEDGSVGTLPTKQDEEFRPFIRRLPEFKFWHSATRAVAISFLCSWFEIFNIPVFWPVLVMYWLMLFILTMRKQIQHMIKYRYVPFTIGKARYNKNSN, encoded by the exons ATGGAGACCGCGGAGGAGCCGATGACGCCTTTTGGCACTTTTACTGCACAGAGCAACAAGCTCCAGAGA CAATACcaagcactcctcgaccagtcGACGCCCTATGTTACGTACCGATGGGTTGGCACCGGCGTCGCCCTGTTTCTCTTCTTCGTGCGGGTGTTCGTGGCACAAGGCTGGTACATTGTCGCCTATGCCCTCGGCATCTAccttctcaacctcttcctcgcctttCTCACGCCCAAGTTCGACCCCTCGAGTGATGCGCTCGACACGGAAATGGAGGACGGCTCTGTCGGTACCCTCCCCACCAAGCAGGACGAGGAGTTCCGGCCCTTCATCCGCCGCCTTCCCGAGTTCAAGTTCTGGCATTCGGCCACCCGCGCTGTTGCCATTTCCTTCCTCTGCAGTTGGTTCGAGATCTTCAACATTCCCGTGTTCTGGCCCGTGCTGGTTATGTACTGGCTCATGCTTTTCATCCTTACCA TGCGCAAGCAAATCCAGCACATGATCAAGTACCGTTACGTCCCCTTTACCATTGGCAAGGCGCGGTACAACAAGAACAGTAACTAA
- a CDS encoding enoyl-CoA hydratase, with translation MRSVAFNNTLRGLSRAGSRFQPTTLPRIAAARAYSTPAESQYEFIQVSEPRPGVGQVTLNRPKALNALSTPLITELNAALLSFQQSPTIRAIVLTGSERAFAAGADIKEMAPLTFSKAFLDSFIESWSNLTFTVKKPIIGAVSGHALGGGCELALMTDIIYCTKTANFGQPEIKLGTIPGAGGSQRLTRAVGKSKAMELILTGKSFSGEEAERWGVAARAFDSYEELMEGALKTAETIAGYSKVAVQAAKEVVNKSQEVGLRDGVEYERRMFHALFGSQDQKIGMKAFAEKGKAKWVDE, from the exons ATGCGTTCAGTTGccttcaacaacaccctCCGGGGTCTATCCCGGGCCGGCTCCCGCTTCCAGCCCACTACCCTTCCCCGTATTGCGGCTGCCCGTGCCTATTCTACTCCTGCCGAGAGCCAGTATGAGTTCATCCAGGTCTCCGAGCCCCGTCCCGGTGTCGGTCAAG TAACCCTCAACCGCCCCAAAGCCCTCAACGCCCTCTCCACCCCGCTCATCACCGAACTCAACgccgccctcctctccttccagcAATCCCCCACCATCCGCGCCATCGTCCTCACCGGCTCCGAGCGCGCCttcgccgccggcgccgacaTCAAGGAGATGGCCCCCTTGACCTTCTCCAAGGCCTTCCTCGACTCCTTCATCGAGTCCTGGTCCAACCTGACCTTCACCGTCAAGAAGCCCATCATCGGCGCCGTCTCCGGCCAcgccctcggcggcggctgcgaACTGGCGCTGATGACGGACATCATCTACTGCACCAAGACAGCCAACTTTGGCCAACCCGAGATCAAGCTGGGCACGATCCCCGGCGCGGGCGGGTCCCAGCGGCTGACGAGGGCGGTGGGGAAGAGCAAGGCTATGGAGCTGATCCTCACGGGAAAGAGCTTCAGTggtgaggaggcggagaggtgGGGGGTTGCGGCGAGGGCGTTTGACAGCTATGAGGAGTTGATGGAGGGGGCGCTCAAGACGGCAGAGACGATTGCGGGATATAGCAAGGTGGCGGTGCAGGCGGCCAAGGAGGTGGTTAACAAGAGCCAGGAGGTTGGACTGAGGGATGGCGTGGAGTATGAGAGGCGCATGTTCCATGCCTTGTTTGGAAGCCAGGATCAGAAGATTGGAATGAAGGCTTTTGCggagaagggcaaggccAAGTGGGTTGATGAGTAA
- the trk gene encoding trk-1 encodes MERLRSITQEKWAWICHHIGFRPRKLMTEGHFQYQTVHYTLIIGLTIVGSILIYASHRGQVAYVDALFFAAGACTQGGLNTIDVNLINTFSQAVIFLLAMLTNPISIGYYTVSLRRYWFEKKLQTIVQDAKQRRGTISKSKSQMRTDFLSQAERGVAGREITVMHGSGSPRMTNDGILLGSFQKPTYDSRAPPDQRDPDQPEDTRRQPEIRFAGTVKKSDGLGLDAIKLPRSDEEHIAILERQRNRDDEVLRIPGPRDMERGAKPRRVDDSAEEDDREPAQRAPMVTLNGRAQAITIEEPDRNKLYETLTEDFVDDAKMFTHSFVPQLNHLKFRKNTRAPTRNRGDEEADPKLQRSNSRMSRRPSLSAMRSAFTKDKMEPTPYLSWEPTLGRNSQFHDLTEEQREELGGIEYRVLKLLQKIILCYFFGFFLLGLVGLLPWILHEDRWGQVVDQAGQSRVWWAFFTANSAFMDLGLTLTPDSMNSFNTAVWPLLLMIFLIIIGNTGFPVMLRFIIWVMSIVVPRDSGLYEEVRFLLDHPRRCFILLFPSGATWWLFFILIGLNCADVVFFVVLDLGSGPVDALPGGIKVLNGLFEAASTRTAGFSCINLAVLHPAVKVSYMIMMYISVLPIAMSIRRTNVYEEKSLGIYNNPEGEEESASPSSDLSYIGSHLRRQLSFDLWFIALFFFMLAISEGTRIMDGETDMFALMFEVISAYGTVGMSLGFSTGNASLSAIFSTTGKVFIIMTLIRGRHRGLPYGLDRAIVLPKELNSSSSEDDGVERQRSHTSAMSTGRDAWSTTSRTSRRRHWRQRSNDIGNQIFGALLHPGPPRAAMPLDGHRPHHVPHAQTWHPVHFGSVGKARPLNRDSHHGSVGSQGVTGLGGGGGGNGVGSGGGDGINPNGWHSMRRRATNPEQHREETIHEGFPFPSDSDRRPESDQNTLTDPPRLGVGVDHNLKLMKRKSEPSFPSTPTDFSE; translated from the exons ATGGAACGACTTCGCAGTATAACCCAGGAGAAATGGGCGTGGATATGTCACCATATTGGTTTTCGGCCCAGGAAACTGATGACCGAAGGCCACTTCCAGTATCAAACAGTACACT ATACCCTCATCATTGGCCTCACAATAGTTGGCTCAATTCTTATTTACGCCTCCCACAGGGGCCAAGTCGCCTATGTCGAcgccctcttcttcgctgCTGGGGCGTGTACCCAGGGCGGCCTCAACACCATTGATGTTAACCTGATCAACACCTTTTCCCAGGCCGTCATCTTTTTGCTTGCCATGCTCACTAACCCAATATCAATCGGCTATTACACGGTTTCCCTACGCAGATATTGGTTCGAAAAGAAGTTGCAGACCATTGTCCAGGACGCCAAGCAGCGGAGAGGCACGATTTCAAAGTCAAAATCGCAGATGCGGACCGACTTTCTATCACAGGCGGAAAGAGGTGTTGCTGGCCGAGAGATCACCGTCATGCACGGTTCTGGTAGTCCACGCATGACCAACGACGGCATCTTGCTGGGCTCGTTCCAGAAGCCCACGTACGACAGCCGCGCGCCCCCCGATCAGCGAGATCCTGATCAGCCCGAAGATACCCGTCGACAGCCCGAAATCAGGTTCGCCGGCACCGTGAAGAAGAGCGATGGACTTGGCTTGGATGCGATAAAGCTTCCTCGGTCGGACGAGGAGCATATCGCAATTCTTGAGCGACAGCGCAACCGAGACGACGAGGTGCTTCGAATTCCCGGTCCAAGAGACATGGAACGAGGCGCTAAGCCTAGACGGGTCGATGATTctgccgaggaggatgaccgCGAGCCAGCTCAACGTGCGCCCATGGTGACGCTCAATGGCCGCGCAcaagccatcaccatcgaGGAGCCCGACAGAAATAAGTTATACGAAACGCTGACGGAAGATTTCGTCGACGATGCCAAGATGTTCACCCACTCTTTCGTGCCGCAACTCAACCATCTCAAGTTCAGGAAGAACACACGGGCCCCTACCAGGAACCGTGGTGACGAGGAGGCAGACCCCAAACTGCAGCGGTCAAATTCGAGAATGTCTAGGCGCCCATCGCTCTCAGCCATGAGGTCGGCCTTTACCAAAGACAAGATGGAGCCGACGCCCTACCTCAGCTGGGAACCGACACTGGGACGCAACTCCCAATTCCACGACCTGACGGAAGAGCAACGCGAGGAGCTGGGAGGTATCGAGTACCGTGTCTTGAAGTTGCTGCAGAAGATCATTCTCTGCTACTTCTTCGGTTTCTTTCTGTTGGGACTTGTCGGTTTGCTGCCGTGGATCCTCCATGAGGACCGCTGGGGTCAGGTTGTCGACCAGGCTGGCCAAAGCAGAGTCTGGTGGGCCTTCTTCACCGCGAACTCTGCTTTCATGGATCTGGGCCTTACCTTGACCCCCGACAGCATGAACTCGTTCAATACCGCTGTCTGGCCCTTGCTGTTGATGATCtttctcatcatcattggCAACACCGGCTTCCCCGTCATGTTGCGGTTTATCATTTGGGTCATGTCCATCGTCGTTCCGCGCGACTCGGGCCTCTACGAGGAAGTGCGATTTCTGCTTGATCATCCTCGTCGCTGCTTCATTCTCCTCTTCCCGTCTGGGGCGACGTGGTGGCTCTTTTTCATCCTAATCGGGCTCAATTGTGCTGACgttgtcttcttcgtcgtcctgGACTTGGGATCTGGGCCTGTCGACGCCTTACCTGGCGGTATCAAGGTCCTCAATGGGCTCTTCGAGGCAGCCTCAACGAGGACAGCTGGTTTTTCCTGCATCAACCTCGCGGTCCTGCACCCGGCCGTCAAGGTGTCGTACATGATCATGATGTACATCAGTGTCCTCCCCATCGCCATGTCGATCCGTCGCACAAACGTGTACGAGGAGAAGTCTCTGGGCATTTACAACAATCCTGAAGGTGAGGAGGAATCGGCTTCTCCGTCCAGCGATTTGTCCTACATCGGCTCGCATTTGCGTCGCCAGCTCTCTTTCGATTTGTGGTTTAttgctctcttcttcttcatgctCGCCATCTCGGAAGGCACGCGGATCATGGACGGCGAGACCGATATGTTCGCGCTCATGTTTGAGGTCATCAGCGCCTACGGTACAGTCGGCATGAGTCTTGGTTTTTCCACTGGTAACGCCTCTCTATCGGCCATCTTCAGCACGACAGGAAAGGTGTTCATTATCATGACGCTGATTCGAGGTCGGCATCGTGGTCTTCCCTACGGCCTTGACCGTGCCATCGTCCTTCCCAAGGAGCTGAACAGCAGCTCTTCCGAGGACGACGGGGTCGAAAGACAGCGTTCACACACGTCTGCCATGAGTACTGGCCGTGATGCCTggagcaccaccagcagaaCGAGCCGCAGGCGTCACTGGCGCCAACGCAGCAACGACATTGGCAACCAGATCTTTGGCGCTCTGCTCCATCCAGGGCCGCCCAGAGCCGCCATGCCGCTGGATGGACACCGTCCCCACCACGTTCCTCACGCGCAAACCTGGCACCCTGTCCACTTTGGTTCCGTCGGTAAGGCGCGGCCCTTAAATAGAGACTCGCATCACGGAAGCGTTGGCAGTCAGGGCGTCACCGGccttggaggtggtggcggcggtaaCGGCGTCGGTAGCGGTGGTGGAGACGGCATTAACCCTAATGGCTGGCATAGCATGCGTAGGCGAGCAACGAATCCGGAGCAACACCGCGAGGAGACGATTCACGAGGGCTTCCCGTTCCCATCTGACTCGGACCGCCGGCCTGAGTCCGATCAGAATACCCTGACGGACCCGCCAAGgctgggagtgggagtggatCATAATCTGAAGTTGATGAAGCGCAAGTCGGAGCCCAGTTTCCCGTCCACTCCTACTGATTTTAGCGAGTGA